The uncultured Subdoligranulum sp. genomic sequence GCCTTCATGGGCACCCTCAACTCCTACCGTGAGATCTGCAAGGAGCGGGAAATCATTTTGCGGGAGGCCTCGGTGGGAGTCAGCCTGCCGGCGGTGGTGCTCAGCAAGGCCTTTGTGCTGCTGCTCATCGAGATCGTCCAGGCGGCCATCCTCACGGTGGGGTTTGTCAATGTGGTACACATTCCCCAGAACCATCTGCTGTTTGAGACCAACCTGGAACTCTTCGTCACGGTGCTGCTCATGCTGTTCGCCTCCAGCGCCACCGGCCTGCTGGTGTCGGCCATTTTCAGGAGCGGCGAGACCGCCATCCTGGTGGTGCTGGTCATCATGATCGGCCAGGTGGTGTTCAGCGGCATCATGTTCAACCTCACCGGCGCCGCCAACGTCATCGCCAACGTTGTCGTCTGCCGCTGGGGCATGGGCGCCCTGGGCGCTTCCACCGACCTGAACAGCCGTCTGGCCTGGC encodes the following:
- a CDS encoding ABC transporter permease, with amino-acid sequence MRPIELMKFLRQFTVLVQRNLRLIWNDKLLLASLVLQAPFMVFVIRLVVDPNCFTSNLVNVGSRTALFILSAMAAFMGTLNSYREICKEREIILREASVGVSLPAVVLSKAFVLLLIEIVQAAILTVGFVNVVHIPQNHLLFETNLELFVTVLLMLFASSATGLLVSAIFRSGETAILVVLVIMIGQVVFSGIMFNLTGAANVIANVVVCRWGMGALGASTDLNSRLAWLKAGFDGPMYDATIANLLHCWQMMALIAVVCILAAWLVLQISFDRKKA